A segment of the Salminus brasiliensis chromosome 5, fSalBra1.hap2, whole genome shotgun sequence genome:
TACTGGTAGTAGGCCTCGGCTGCTCCGCTGGCTATGTGACACAGTGCTAAAGTCGAGCTGCCTATGATTCTCACCCTGAGCACACAGAAAGACCACACGGTAGGTAAGCAGATGTAGATAGCTACAGGTTGGATGTCCCCAGGGAATAGAGCAACAGTCATAGCTATACAGTAGGACCGAACATCCATTGCTTTGTCCATACGATTGAAGGCTAAGGGCatttttacacagcaatttttTGTCTGGTGCGATTTGTTTGAGCAAGTGTGATCTCAGTAATCAAGATTTTTGAGAAGAACTGGTCTCAGTCCAGTCCCAAGCAAACTCTAGAGTGGTTCGTTTGTGGTGAGAACATGATCTGACCTTGATTCGACCCAACTATCAGTAGTACTACATACAGGTGTACTATACTAAATAACACTATATAGTATGAAGCAACGGTAGAGGTGGTATTTGTTCagagctgtagtaattatctaGGCAATATACCAGGTACCACCTCCAATACCACCTCTACCGTTGCTTCATGGTAAACTGCACAGACatatgcactagtccagaacacatgACTTACGTCCTGTATTTACTACagccccagacaggtctgaccaaggGGAAAACGCTCCAAATAATGATCTAAATCCGACCACAGCAAAAGAACTATAGGTGTAAAAACGCTCCCTAAGTCAACCTAAAAAATCAATCCCTCTCTCCACAACCAAGTGACGAGTGAGGGTATAGTATAGGAAAGTATAGAGTACCGTTACTTTGTAAAGCTGTGGAATAAGGCTGCACAGTAGGGCTGTGTAATGAACAGGAATGTAGCGATACGATACGCatcatgatacaggggttacgattcaatatatttcaatatatatTGCGAGACCGTAAGCAAGATGATATATTGGGATTTTTCAAAATCAAATTTTAAGGAAACTGTaatagtataaaaaaaaacatctttcaGGTAGACAAAATAAACCACAATTTTCCCCCACACATTtttgcatgtaaactattaatCAAAAATGGAAACTGTGTTTATGAGAATTGGtgcagtattgcaaaacataatattgagATGCTTCGATATATCAagattttcttacacccctactgCACACATTACTGCCTGTTAATCTATTTGTGCCCATATTTTCCCTGTGATTTTACATTCACTGATATTATACTTATATAATGATTTGATATGCATTTTATATGTAAAAGACCTTCCTATATTTGTATAATTCCATGTACAATTATCTAAAAAGATATACATTTAATAGATTTTTCATAAAAGAGAGAGTTGAGAGCCAGCAAGATTTGCTTATTACAGTACTGGCatctgcaatatgcaaatacacCCTCTAAACAAATCTTCAAACTACTTACCTGTATCCTGACTAACCTCAGACATTCCCAATGAGTGTTTACAGTGTTCTGATTCAAAAAGGAAGCACATACTATTGTAGCATTTGCCCAAAAATAATACAGGACAGTCTTTAAGAATGCAACATTTGTTTACTACTACACAGTAAAGTGTATTGCAATCATAACTGCAGTACGATCAAACATTGTATTTGGTCCATATTGTGTCCCAGCGTCTGGACACATGTTAACACAAGAAGCTAGAGTGGATCACACCTACAAATCTTGTTGATACTCCTTTGGTGACTTTGGAAAGTCAACCCCTCACATGTGGATCCTTTAATAAATGTGGGTCTACTGATTTCATAAGCCTTTCATTAGAACAGGTAAGCAAATGTCTCACCCATGGACGGGGGCACTCAGGAGTTTCTTCATATTGCCCAAAAATATGTCCAAAGTGTTAGGATCCCTCTTGGCTCCAATCTCTGTCAGAATGAGGGCTTTGGACACATCTGGCACAAGAGGGAGACATCAAGAGTTACCAAATCCAAATATAATCCAGGCCAAAGCAACATGCATCACAATCCAAACAGACTAAACACTGCCCTGTTTAGCTTCACCCCCATTAAAATAATTGAAGCACCCACCCTTTTCCTGTGAAACTTGCAGTCGTACACCATTGCAAAATGCCCCGTGGCCTCTTCTGGCAGTATACAAAGTTCCATCAAAACAGTGATATATGACTCCAAACTCAAGCttagaaggaaaagagagaagatgAAGGCATTTCACTAAAACACAATCAGGATAATCAATCAAATAAGTACATGCAACCAGTTGGAGGTATACTGTTAATGTGTGAACtacattcaattcaattcaatttaaaatgtatttatagcaTTTAATAGCACCTTTCACAACACATGTTGTCAAaaagcgctttacagagatgCAGGTCTacgcctcttatgagcaagcaccacaatggaggtggtggcgacagtggcaaggaaaaactccctcatactaagaggaagaaaccttgggagaaaccagtagtagtgtctaaacttagaggtatcttttgaatttcTAGCATATTCAAagtagctgaggtttttcttgggtgaatagcaaagcacttttgtaagtcgctctggataagagcgtctgctaaatgccttaaatgtaaatataaatgtgggaacccatctgccttaggtcgacctgcacagtacaaacaaacaaacaaacaaacaaataactaggcagatagacaatgagaggctagagctaatgtaggaacaggttatgaagtaggagtaggTGCTGAACTACATGTGTGTTATTAAGGGTTTGGCACATTGATCTACCTCTTTCTTTACTGCAAAGCCAATGCTGACTGCAACCATGGGGAAACTGCAAATAAGATGAGATAttatgtattaaataaatatattattatgttttaaataaatattttagaatAGCGCATGTTTCTGATAAATTAGCACATTTTCAAAAATACTATAACACCTTCTCTACCTGTGAACAAAGTTGCAAGTGCCATCAATGGGGTCTATTATCCAGGTAGGGCTGTCTGTCAGAATACACTTCTCTCCAGCAGCAGAAGACTCCTCTCCAATAAACCTAAAACACAGAGAACAAAACAGTCGTACCTCTAACGGTGTACCTCTGTAATTTACCAGCAGCAAATCAAGTTAATTACTACAGTAATctgtaattaaaattaaaaattaaaaataattaaaaattacTGCACACCTTACTTTAACAGTAAAGTATAGCTTTAATAAGTATTTATTTGAACAATCAGGGATTTCCAGATGACAGGACCAATGCTTCGGTGTCTGCAGCACTCAGCAGCCCCCAATAACTTTATTCTTAATGATCAGTCAGTTTAAAATCAGCTACACCTCAGTTTCTTACTAACTGTCAAGGCGCTCAGGACGAGCACATTACAATAATCTTATAAATTGACCTGCAATAGAGTTTTTTTCTTATTGAAACGCTGATTAAAAATGATGAGCAATGATTCCAAACTGTTGCTCGACAGTGTGCAGTTAGCGTGCAGTAGATTTCCCCAAACACAAGTGGGCCTGTTCAGGCCTTTTCTGAAAGGATTACAGGTTAaaaacagtgaccactctgaaacCATTTTAGCCGGTCTACCAGGGAAAAAGTGTGACAACATGCCTACTGTGACTTCCACATTGCAGCAGGGAGCATGTGCTAGTTAAACATCAGTTAAAGGGGAAATGCACTGTATTACACATTTGAGCCCTTCTAAATACTTCTAGGCTGATTTCTAGGCTGTCTATTTTCTAGACCGTTTTGTATCAATTGCTTAATTCATTTGGCAAACACaaattttataaatatgttCTCCCCTATTCCTCTACATGCAGAACTCACTTCAGTGACAAAATAGATCAGCTGACACAGACAAAAATTCTGATCATTAAAGACCCTATAGAGACTACAGAGCTCAGCTGGGACACAATGATAAACACTATCCATCATTCATAATCTGGTGACTTTAGATTGTCTTCAGGATGCTTGTTTGTTGTCTACTGTATGGTGCTGCCAATTCAGCAGTCTAGATcaacagaacacacagacacaacaccGGAACAGACACTGGAAGTGTTGGACACTTGAACAGAAACAagaaaatcaaatttatttattttatgtatttaccAAATCATTTCATAATATTACTCATGAACAATCAGACCTCCAGACTGTAACTCAGTGCCTTGGAATGCTTCAATCCAGAAGCTACATACAAGCCCTAAGTAATCGCCTACCATAACATGATCCCTGCAAATTCTCGCCACATCACTTGTAGACATAACTAGCACAAATCTTGTCTCTCAGTAAAATCAAGTGGAAACGTGCACTGATTCCAGCTCCCGATTAAGGATTTCCGCAGACTGTAACAGCGCACCTCATGTTGCATATAAACTAACCAGCTACTACTGTACGGCTGGGTGTGTTCAGTGACACAATCTGATTTCCTTTGAACACTTTAAGAGTGCATAAACCCATccgattataattttttttgcaaaacaagaaaaaaaacaaacaaacaaacaaaccaaaaaaatactgaaactgCCAGTACTGACATAAAAAACGGTAACTAATATTTGGGCAAACGTTTTTTTAAGAGAATATCAAAGGTCCAAGTGGATCTGCTATTATGCCagatatgtaaaaatatttactagacatgcaccgatccgatattaggatcagatatcagCCCCGATATTAAACAAATTAGCTGGATTGAGTATCGGATCATTAGGCCAATCCATGGAACCGattctttcactttaatttgttggtgtgagactgcactaaatgtttacatgtttgcaatttttgtttgctgcttgtatgtttgaccaagttacttatttattctcaggttcagctgctagattttattttgaactgtgctaaaaatataaaaataagattgattactgtttgtgtgtttgacaaagtgaagctacttattttcaTATTCAGATTTTTGGGTTGAtaaattttatgtattttaatatattaagaagtttaactcatttttattttgaatttgcaccactgtttattttagtgacaaataaatataatttagtacatacatatacattccTTCCAATAAAACCTTCCAATGAAAGCTTAATGATTTTGCTGGTAGGTAGGGTACACTGTGTGGTTTGAGACATGGAAGtagatcagccaatcagagggagCATAATCTGCTGCACTAATTTAAGGTAGAACAGATCATTGGAAAACAGAACAGGAGGATATAAAAGAAGTTCAGCTTCACTTAAATGTAAGTTCCTAATATTCACCAGCTTTggcagtgtgtagcagtgtgtgtgtagccatGAGATTATTATAACCCTAAGattgcctaatgttttggctgttgCTTGTAACCCTGATGAACTGTGCCTCAACTATTATGACTGAAGAGCAGTCTGATGGTGCTGTGTTAGCAGTGGGGAGGCTGATAATATAATGGGACCTCACAGAATAATCAACAAATGAGGGCTGCGTGATACTGGAAAAAACTGACAATGCAATATATTAATTTCCCTGTGATATatgttgcattattattattattattattattattattattattatttcaccagAAATCCCTAGAATCACTAGCTACTTTTTCCAGAAGCTTGCAGTGTGGTACCTGTGCGAGGGGAACCTTTCCCTGAGGGTGGAGATTATGAGGTCCTCCACCTGCTGGTCAGCCTCCGTCACCAGGTCTGTGGGTGTGCTCTTACTGCTCACACTTTTCTCCTGTTTCACAGCTTCCTGGACCATCtgaagaagacagagagaaagagaaaatgctTATTAATTATGAACCTCAGTATGAACACtactgtctagtccctgtagagtagagtaagtactggcaatagaaaaggactttctggagcagctaCACATAATGGAACCTAATGggacctaatgccaggcatgggctagaggggcataaagcccctcaccactgatctgtggagcagtggaactgtgttctctagaataatggttggtggagctccaaccaatacttttgggatgagttgtggagttgggagtgagatgggatggtgatcatttaacatcctgaccccacacTAATGCTCTCGTTCCTGAATtgaatgaaatcctcacagcaatgcttcagaatcTAGCACaaaatcttccctggacagtagagagcagttgctccaagaaaagcaggataacccTTTTTTATATTCTGTGCATGTGTCTGGATACTTGTGTCCCTATAGAGCATCTCTCTGACCTACTTCATCCATGGGTTTCATACATTCTGCAATTAAGGCCCTCAGATTTGGGTCCTCTGGCTGCCCCCTGTTTTCTGGCTGTTCATGCAGTCCACTATGGTGGTCATTTAGTGTTGCCCCCTCTAGAACAACATACATTCATCTATCTAAGCACATGCACCTGTCCTTCTACCTTTAAAAGGCCTTTTTAACTCAAAACCATTCCTCAGAATATGTTCTTAGAAAAATATTTtagatagaaaaaaaaacaaacaaacaaaaaaaaatatataaaaccatCTACTACCCAGTCAGCCTAGTGTACTCTTGGCTTTACTCTGTGTGTACTCCGTCTGATTAATCAGAAAAAGAAGGTTATTTATATCAGTAGGCCAGTCACAAGGAAAAGGTCAGTAATGCAGACTTATCCTGAGCAGTACCCCACTGCAACACTGCAACACTTCATATGAGATACTGCTTTCAAACTAGAACCACACAGAACATTGAGGGAACTTTAAGTAGTTGTATGTCTCCAGATATAATGGTAGAAATtctttattacaaaataaacagcaaaaaaaaattaacctcATTATTTTGCTACATAATACTTAATTGGCCTTTTCCCCAAACCAGACTGCAAAACTTCCATGCTCCAAAAAAACGATGAATTTGTTCAACacgcaataataataataataacaataataataataacaataacaacaacaacaataataacaacaataacaataataataacaataacaacaataacaataataataataataacaataataataataacaacaataataacaataataataataacaacaataataacaataacaacaataataacaacaacaataataataataatattaataatattaagttAACTCACTATACCCTGCTAATGCAGTGCAGCCTAAACAGAGGAGGCCAGTGGTGTCTGCCATGCTGTCAGGTACCACTTCACCTCATATGtccttacactacacacacacacacacacacacacacacacacacagatcaggaCGTTTACTGCAGTGTTGGCTACATGTAAGGTGAGCTGAAGCCCTCCTTACTGACCCTCCCCTGGTCACCCAGCTCGCCAGCTTAAGCAGCCGCTCTGCTGTTCATCTGACAGCCCCATAAACTACAGCCGCGCTTCCACTGCGCCCACCAGCCTGTACCGGGCTAGAACTGACGGCTAAACACGACTAAGCGGCTCCCCCggcctttacacacacacacacacacacacacacacacacactagggcgCACTTGGCCGCTACCTGCCCCGCTCTGCGTGCGATCCGCACGGCCACGTCCAGACACTCGGCCCAGCACTCGCCCTCCATGCTCTCCGGGTCGTTCCGTGCCGAGCGGAGGGAAGGAGAGGGAAGGAAACAGGCCGTTTCAGCGCAGTCCGCGGGTACTGCTGCTCATGGTTACACGCCTTTGGTGTCTGGCTTCCCGGATCTGTAGTGACAGTCCACCGGCGGGCAGCTCCGACATGGATGTGgcacgctgctgctgctgctgtccggGCGGCCTGTCcagtgcgcgcgcgcgcgtgcgtgtGTGAGACACAGTTCACCTCTAAGCGGCGCGGCCTGTGACACTGCCCCCGGCCGGACTGCCCTCTTATTCACAGCACATTCAGATCCCGGAGCTGATTCCCTCTCACGACCTGAAGTCAGAAGTCAGAGGACGAACAACTGTTCTGTTTATCCCTGATATGTTTATTTTGAGGGCttatgaaatgtgtgtgtgtgtgtgtgtgtgtgtgtgtgtgtgtgtgtttctgtggttcaTA
Coding sequences within it:
- the impa2 gene encoding inositol monophosphatase 2 — protein: MEGECWAECLDVAVRIARRAGQMVQEAVKQEKSVSSKSTPTDLVTEADQQVEDLIISTLRERFPSHRFIGEESSAAGEKCILTDSPTWIIDPIDGTCNFVHSFPMVAVSIGFAVKKELEFGVIYHCFDGTLYTARRGHGAFCNGVRLQVSQEKDVSKALILTEIGAKRDPNTLDIFLGNMKKLLSAPVHGVRIIGSSTLALCHIASGAAEAYYQYGLHCWDIAAAAVIIREAGGCVIDTTGGPLDLMSRRVVAAGSREIADYVVQQLQPISYGRDDRDP